In the Corynebacterium suedekumii genome, one interval contains:
- a CDS encoding sce7726 family protein, whose product MIETSRGELATLSRVFSPAVVKELGKRGSSPLLARLLCESSIPDRLPENATLFDAFDMSYSLLKQMGNRDDYVYRSAIVQKIVLGKHSLKTCTLLHEVRSGKSKADLVVLNGVSTAYEIKSERDSLKRLPSQLQDYRETFAVVNVVTNPEQAEAILSIAPSDVGVIVLSSRFSLRVVREAQNVPERTSPLMMLSTLRVAEAVEVLQQLGVSFPEVPNTERWATLRECFEPLSPIEVQQAFTKVLKESRSSADSQDWIRDVPKPLRAAFLEAGKNPAIRKKLIETSNVSISDVLDWR is encoded by the coding sequence GTGATTGAAACGAGTAGGGGCGAGCTGGCTACCCTTTCGAGGGTCTTCTCGCCTGCGGTCGTCAAGGAACTTGGCAAAAGGGGAAGCTCCCCGCTGCTCGCTAGGCTGCTCTGTGAGTCGTCTATCCCAGACAGACTTCCCGAGAACGCGACCCTGTTTGATGCGTTCGACATGAGCTATTCCCTACTCAAACAGATGGGCAACCGAGATGATTATGTATATCGGTCTGCAATCGTTCAGAAGATTGTACTTGGGAAGCACAGCCTAAAAACTTGTACTCTTCTGCATGAAGTTCGATCCGGGAAGTCCAAAGCAGATCTGGTCGTCCTTAACGGAGTATCTACCGCGTATGAGATTAAGTCTGAAAGAGACTCTCTAAAAAGACTGCCCAGTCAACTTCAAGATTACCGAGAGACCTTTGCTGTAGTTAACGTTGTTACAAATCCTGAGCAGGCAGAAGCTATCCTCTCGATAGCTCCAAGTGATGTCGGCGTCATCGTCCTCTCGTCCCGATTTAGTCTCCGGGTAGTTCGAGAGGCCCAGAATGTGCCCGAACGGACATCTCCTCTGATGATGCTCTCAACGCTAAGAGTAGCTGAAGCTGTGGAAGTGCTGCAGCAGTTGGGGGTATCTTTTCCTGAGGTGCCAAACACCGAACGGTGGGCTACTCTTCGTGAATGCTTCGAACCCTTGAGCCCGATAGAAGTGCAACAAGCATTTACTAAAGTACTTAAAGAGAGTAGATCTAGCGCAGATAGTCAGGATTGGATTCGTGATGTTCCAAAGCCTCTGAGAGCGGCTTTTCTTGAAGCCGGAAAGAATCCCGCTATTAGGAAGAAGCTAATTGAGACTTCAAACGTGAGCATCTCTGATGTGCTCGACTGGCGATAG
- a CDS encoding ArsR family transcriptional regulator, which yields MPTHKEIMAETELSKRSVAYHLAALRKAGLISD from the coding sequence ATGCCTACTCATAAAGAAATCATGGCTGAGACAGAACTATCAAAAAGATCCGTTGCCTATCATCTGGCTGCGCTTAGAAAAGCCGGGCTCATCTCGGATTAA
- a CDS encoding IS3 family transposase (programmed frameshift) produces the protein MPIKTYTEEFRRDAVALYENSPGVSINALAAELGVNRNTLQIWVRKYGTGARTSSSDSSSSSDTPTVVTEAERIRQLEREVRRLREERDILRKAAKYFAEGDDLVIRFQFVDDAKNSHSVKRLCEVLKLNRSSYYKWRNTSSARTQRLLSDAILGARVKAVFAAERGCYGSKRITAQLNDDSPGSPVNHKKVARIMRSLQLVGYSKKRKVTTTVSDGRKPVFPDLVGRKFTAPAPNQVYVGDITYLPIADGSNMYLATVIDCFSRRLAGFAIADHMRTSLVQDALVMAKGQRGSLDDAIFHSDHGSVYTSHAFQETCRTLGIRQSMGAIGSSADNALAESFNAALKREVLQDAKTFANQLQCRRDVFRWCTRYNTTRRHSWCGYLAPAVFEEQCPVTLRSAS, from the exons ATGCCGATCAAGACCTACACCGAGGAGTTCCGCCGCGACGCGGTCGCCCTCTACGAGAATTCCCCCGGCGTATCGATCAACGCCCTCGCCGCCGAACTCGGCGTCAACCGCAACACCCTCCAGATCTGGGTCCGCAAATACGGCACCGGAGCCCGCACCAGCAGCTCGGATTCTTCCTCCAGCTCTGACACACCGACCGTGGTGACCGAAGCGGAACGCATCCGCCAGCTGGAACGAGAAGTACGCAGACTCCGGGAGGAACGCGATATTCTGCGCAAGGCCGCGAAATATTTTGCGGAAG GAGACGACCTGGTGATCCGCTTCCAGTTCGTTGACGACGCCAAGAACAGCCATTCGGTCAAGCGGTTATGTGAGGTTCTGAAACTCAACCGGTCCTCGTACTACAAATGGAGAAACACCTCCTCCGCCAGGACACAACGCCTGCTCAGCGACGCGATCCTCGGCGCACGGGTCAAGGCCGTGTTCGCCGCAGAACGCGGCTGCTACGGCTCCAAACGCATCACGGCGCAACTCAACGACGACTCGCCCGGCAGCCCGGTCAATCACAAGAAAGTCGCCCGGATCATGCGCTCGTTGCAGCTGGTTGGCTACTCGAAGAAGCGCAAGGTCACCACGACTGTCTCGGATGGGAGGAAGCCGGTGTTTCCGGACCTGGTGGGGAGGAAATTCACCGCCCCGGCACCAAACCAGGTCTACGTCGGCGATATCACGTACCTGCCGATCGCGGACGGGTCGAATATGTACCTCGCCACCGTCATCGACTGTTTCTCCCGCCGGCTGGCCGGCTTCGCGATCGCCGATCACATGCGTACTTCCCTGGTCCAGGACGCCCTGGTGATGGCCAAGGGTCAGCGCGGAAGTCTCGACGACGCAATTTTTCACTCGGACCATGGCAGTGTCTACACTTCCCATGCGTTCCAGGAGACGTGCAGAACGCTGGGGATCCGGCAGTCGATGGGCGCGATCGGCAGCAGCGCTGATAATGCCCTGGCGGAGTCCTTCAACGCCGCGTTGAAGCGTGAGGTCCTCCAGGACGCGAAGACGTTTGCCAATCAGTTGCAGTGCCGGCGAGATGTTTTCCGCTGGTGTACCCGCTACAACACCACGCGTCGGCATTCCTGGTGCGGGTATCTCGCTCCAGCAGTGTTTGAAGAGCAATGTCCTGTTACGCTGAGATCTGCTTCCTGA
- a CDS encoding replication initiation protein, producing MVDIDLPGDAGGHPVSLNNQVKEKFSQLIAHYLGPAWVGINPVNGKCQAIWLIDPVYADASGQSRAMTLLAAATHDLGQWLGHDSHFSHRFSRSPFYTGDSPTAYRWYRQHHRVYRLANLLSGVRAMTGQESYAKPRQQFSSGRELIMAVKARREEAERFKALSKDVEAELAGHLDQYDPELIQGVRVLWIREGRAARDETAFRHALKTGHRLRQAGQRMTDAAIIDAYEHAYTVAQEVGADGRKAELPPMKGPTPGK from the coding sequence GTGGTCGATATTGATCTTCCAGGCGATGCCGGTGGACACCCGGTGAGCTTGAATAATCAGGTCAAGGAGAAGTTCTCCCAGCTCATTGCCCATTACCTAGGACCTGCCTGGGTAGGGATCAACCCGGTGAACGGTAAATGCCAGGCCATTTGGCTGATTGATCCGGTCTATGCCGATGCCAGTGGGCAATCTAGGGCGATGACGCTACTGGCAGCAGCGACCCATGACCTGGGACAATGGTTAGGTCATGACAGTCATTTTTCCCATCGTTTCAGCCGGTCACCGTTTTATACCGGCGATTCCCCCACTGCCTATCGGTGGTATCGCCAGCATCACCGTGTGTACCGGTTGGCTAATCTCTTATCAGGGGTGCGTGCGATGACCGGTCAGGAGTCCTATGCCAAGCCTCGTCAGCAGTTTTCCAGCGGCCGTGAGCTCATCATGGCGGTTAAGGCCAGGCGGGAGGAAGCAGAACGCTTCAAAGCACTGTCGAAGGATGTGGAAGCAGAGCTCGCCGGCCACTTGGATCAGTACGACCCGGAGCTGATCCAGGGGGTGCGGGTGTTGTGGATCCGTGAGGGCCGGGCAGCGCGTGATGAGACCGCGTTTCGCCATGCCTTAAAGACTGGGCACCGCCTTCGTCAGGCTGGTCAGCGTATGACCGATGCCGCGATCATCGATGCCTACGAGCACGCCTACACCGTGGCCCAGGAGGTTGGTGCTGATGGGCGCAAGGCTGAGTTGCCGCCGATGAAGGGCCCGACCCCCGGAAAGTAG
- a CDS encoding sce7725 family protein, whose product MYHPFFRGKQFELLAIRESAKTIANAGFEPIIEPVRENFSGLGRALNALVVEKAVASVVVNPRHGDHRDEEGSVLKYLVDNFKANEFVCPAILLSSEMTLEQATKLVDEALKGLAAEKATLVHAGFLEGNRIATELSSNRYDGIEFTHVFLDIKNSLYLRAFRDKTRILVVDGFERKKNADYGKLDRFSDIHATYEDYEADGYGDFLTIGDHYSEGGGPAYAVAIHLTFIDPEQEDAMFVRHFVSDSNDTPVDPAGKFQQALGKLVAEVKGSGTPIVRTDAVEEFIALFDRRHFPGLGYVKKLSIKHHLETLALYHADK is encoded by the coding sequence ATGTACCATCCGTTTTTTAGGGGTAAGCAGTTCGAGCTACTGGCAATACGTGAATCGGCAAAGACCATTGCAAATGCCGGATTTGAACCCATCATCGAACCTGTCAGGGAGAACTTCTCTGGGTTGGGAAGAGCACTAAATGCTCTAGTGGTGGAGAAAGCTGTAGCGAGCGTAGTAGTTAACCCTCGACACGGTGACCACAGAGATGAGGAGGGTTCGGTACTCAAGTATCTAGTAGATAATTTCAAGGCTAACGAATTCGTCTGCCCTGCGATTCTGCTCTCAAGCGAAATGACACTTGAGCAGGCTACTAAACTAGTGGATGAGGCGCTAAAGGGGCTCGCCGCCGAAAAGGCTACTTTAGTGCACGCGGGATTCCTGGAGGGAAACCGTATTGCTACTGAACTTTCCTCAAATAGGTATGATGGTATTGAGTTTACGCATGTTTTCCTTGACATAAAGAACAGTCTTTACTTGCGTGCGTTTAGGGACAAAACCCGCATACTTGTCGTCGATGGTTTCGAGCGGAAAAAGAACGCGGATTACGGCAAGCTCGACCGGTTCTCGGACATTCATGCCACTTACGAAGACTATGAGGCTGACGGGTATGGGGATTTCTTGACGATTGGAGATCACTATTCTGAAGGCGGTGGCCCAGCGTATGCTGTAGCCATTCATTTGACTTTCATTGACCCTGAGCAAGAAGATGCGATGTTTGTGCGTCACTTCGTCTCTGATTCCAATGACACGCCTGTTGACCCTGCTGGAAAATTCCAGCAGGCCCTGGGCAAGTTGGTTGCCGAAGTAAAGGGGTCAGGTACTCCAATAGTAAGAACTGACGCAGTGGAGGAGTTTATTGCCCTTTTTGATCGCCGGCATTTTCCGGGTTTGGGGTACGTTAAAAAGCTGTCGATAAAGCACCATCTCGAAACTCTGGCACTTTACCATGCCGACAAGTAA
- a CDS encoding IS3 family transposase (programmed frameshift), whose amino-acid sequence MPSKTYTEEFRHDAVALYENSPGVSINALATELGVNRNTLQIWVRKYGTGARTTTSTEAASQTPTSVTDAERIRQLERENARLKEERDILRKAAKYFAEGDDLVIRFQFVDDAKNSHSVKRLCEVLKLNRSSYYKWRNTSSARTQRLLSDAILGARVKAVFAAERGCYGSKRITAQLNDDSPGSPVNHKKVARIMRSLQLVGYSKKRKVTTTVSDGRKPVFPDLVGRRFTAPAPNQVYVGDITYLPIADGSNMYLATVIDCFSRRLVGFAIADHMRSSLVQDALVMAKGQRGSLDDAIFHSDHGSVYTSHAFQDTCTQLGIRQSMGAIGSSADNALAESFNAALKREVLQDAKTFANQLQCRRVVFRWCTRYNTTRRHSWCGYLAPAVFEEQCPVTLRSAS is encoded by the exons ATGCCCAGCAAGACCTACACCGAGGAATTCCGCCACGACGCGGTCGCCCTCTACGAGAATTCCCCCGGCGTATCGATCAACGCCCTCGCCACCGAACTCGGCGTCAACCGCAACACCCTCCAGATCTGGGTCCGCAAATACGGCACCGGCGCCCGCACCACCACCAGCACCGAGGCCGCCTCGCAGACCCCGACATCGGTGACCGATGCCGAACGTATCCGCCAGCTGGAACGGGAAAACGCCCGACTGAAGGAAGAGCGCGACATCCTGCGCAAGGCCGCGAAATATTTTGCGGAAG GAGACGACCTGGTGATCCGCTTCCAGTTCGTTGACGACGCCAAGAACAGCCATTCGGTCAAGCGGTTATGTGAGGTTCTGAAACTCAACCGGTCCTCGTATTACAAATGGAGAAACACCTCCTCCGCCAGGACACAACGCCTGCTCAGCGACGCGATCCTCGGCGCACGGGTCAAGGCCGTGTTCGCCGCAGAACGCGGCTGCTACGGCTCCAAACGCATCACGGCGCAACTCAACGACGACTCGCCCGGCAGTCCGGTCAATCACAAGAAAGTCGCCCGGATCATGCGCTCGTTGCAACTGGTTGGCTACTCCAAGAAACGCAAGGTCACCACGACTGTCTCGGATGGGAGGAAGCCGGTGTTTCCGGATCTCGTCGGCCGGAGGTTCACCGCCCCGGCACCGAACCAGGTCTACGTCGGCGATATCACGTACCTGCCGATCGCGGACGGGTCGAATATGTACCTGGCCACGGTCATCGACTGTTTCTCCCGCCGGCTGGTCGGCTTCGCGATTGCCGATCACATGCGTTCTTCCCTGGTCCAGGACGCCCTGGTGATGGCCAAGGGCCAGCGCGGAAGTCTCGACGACGCAATTTTTCACTCGGACCATGGCAGTGTCTACACTTCCCATGCGTTCCAGGACACGTGTACGCAGCTGGGGATCCGGCAGTCGATGGGCGCGATCGGCAGCAGCGCTGATAACGCCCTGGCGGAGTCCTTCAACGCCGCGTTGAAGCGTGAGGTCCTCCAGGACGCAAAGACGTTTGCCAATCAGTTGCAGTGCCGGCGAGTTGTTTTCCGCTGGTGTACCCGCTACAACACCACGCGTCGGCATTCCTGGTGCGGGTATCTCGCTCCAGCAGTGTTTGAGGAGCAATGTCCTGTTACGCTGAGATCTGCTTCCTGA